In Duganella zoogloeoides, a single genomic region encodes these proteins:
- a CDS encoding YihY/virulence factor BrkB family protein, with protein MTTTTIDQDDPVARNRRQIALRVKQGGLSAWLYAVAQMAKSAAMAWLDRRAASKGAALTLYVLFSLAPMLMLVVALASLFFDEDVVRTALLTELGGLTGSQGSEALKVIIAGARQADGSLAASIISGVIVLVTATSAFAELKESLDELWQIPPSQGSGVWLFIRERFLSFGLLMVLALMLMMSLSINAGLAAFQSSWADPTDPGKILQYAFSALSMIIITVVFAFVYKYLPATRIAWGDVIVGAILTALLFLVGKVLIGLYLGHGDFSSSYGAAGSIVALITWIYYSAQIFFFGALFTHEYATTLGSRRIDGGPGKDGGSGVR; from the coding sequence ATGACTACCACCACCATCGATCAGGATGACCCCGTCGCCCGTAACCGCCGCCAAATCGCCCTGCGTGTCAAGCAGGGTGGCCTGTCTGCCTGGCTGTACGCGGTCGCGCAGATGGCCAAGTCGGCTGCCATGGCCTGGCTCGACCGCCGCGCCGCCAGCAAGGGCGCGGCGCTGACTTTGTACGTGCTGTTTTCGCTGGCGCCGATGCTGATGCTGGTGGTGGCGCTGGCCAGCCTGTTTTTTGACGAGGACGTGGTGCGCACCGCGCTGCTGACGGAACTGGGCGGCCTGACCGGCTCCCAGGGCAGCGAAGCTCTAAAGGTGATCATTGCGGGTGCGCGCCAGGCCGATGGCAGCCTGGCGGCCAGCATCATTTCCGGCGTGATCGTGCTGGTCACGGCCACCAGCGCGTTCGCGGAACTCAAGGAAAGCCTGGACGAACTGTGGCAGATTCCGCCGTCGCAGGGCTCGGGCGTGTGGCTGTTCATCCGCGAACGCTTCCTGTCGTTCGGCCTGTTGATGGTGCTGGCGCTGATGCTGATGATGTCGCTGTCGATCAATGCCGGCCTGGCGGCGTTCCAGAGCAGCTGGGCCGATCCCACCGATCCGGGCAAGATCCTGCAATACGCGTTTTCGGCGCTGTCGATGATCATCATTACCGTGGTGTTCGCGTTCGTGTACAAGTACCTGCCCGCCACCCGCATCGCCTGGGGCGACGTGATCGTGGGCGCCATCCTGACCGCGCTGCTGTTTTTGGTCGGTAAAGTGCTGATCGGGCTGTACCTCGGCCACGGCGACTTCAGCAGCTCTTACGGCGCAGCCGGCTCCATCGTCGCGCTGATCACGTGGATTTATTATTCGGCGCAGATCTTCTTTTTCGGCGCCCTGTTCACCCACGAATACGCGACCACGCTGGGCAGCCGCCGCATTGACGGCGGGCCGGGCAAGGATGGCGGTTCGGGCGTGCGTTAA
- a CDS encoding carbon-nitrogen hydrolase family protein translates to MKLAAAQIASMAGDIDKNIVKHVQLVERAADHGADGIYFPELSLTGYEPGLAETLALQASDRRLDEFQRLSDRLGMLIAVGAPMRANDGIEIGMIAFQPGVARRVYAKQLLHADELPFFVPSTRQQLFTFGHQVLAPAICYESLQPNHAQQAADAGAHIYFASVAKSARGVAAAYAHYPAIARQHAMTVLMANCVGPADNFVGAGQSGIWNTAGELVVSAEATGEALLIYDFITGAGDLLAL, encoded by the coding sequence ATGAAGCTCGCTGCTGCACAAATCGCGTCGATGGCTGGCGATATCGATAAAAATATCGTCAAGCATGTGCAATTGGTGGAACGCGCTGCCGACCACGGCGCCGATGGCATCTATTTTCCGGAACTTTCGCTGACCGGATATGAGCCCGGGCTGGCCGAAACGCTGGCGCTGCAGGCGTCCGACCGGCGCCTCGATGAATTTCAGCGCCTGAGCGATCGCCTCGGCATGCTGATTGCCGTCGGTGCGCCCATGCGCGCCAACGACGGCATCGAGATCGGCATGATCGCCTTTCAACCGGGCGTGGCGCGCCGCGTCTATGCCAAGCAGCTGTTGCATGCCGATGAACTGCCATTTTTCGTACCTAGCACGCGGCAGCAGCTATTCACTTTCGGGCACCAGGTATTGGCGCCGGCCATCTGCTACGAGTCGTTGCAACCGAACCATGCGCAGCAGGCGGCAGACGCGGGCGCGCACATCTATTTCGCCAGCGTGGCCAAGTCAGCACGCGGCGTCGCTGCCGCGTATGCACATTATCCGGCTATCGCCAGGCAGCACGCGATGACCGTATTGATGGCCAATTGCGTGGGGCCGGCCGATAACTTCGTGGGCGCCGGACAATCGGGTATCTGGAATACCGCCGGTGAACTGGTCGTGAGCGCAGAGGCAACCGGCGAGGCGCTGCTGATTTATGATTTTATAACTGGCGCAGGTGACTTGTTGGCGTTATAG
- a CDS encoding FdhF/YdeP family oxidoreductase — protein MTKVTHAEPYPHPAGGWGSVKEVGTILLEEGVLLKGGNIMLHQNKAEGYACVGCAWAKPANPHPFEFCESGAKATAWEITSKSVGIDFFHQHTLTELRTWSDHQLEAVGRLTVPLRWDPASDRYVEVAWESAFDEIGRELQALDPKSAVFYASGRASLETSYMYQLAARLYGNNNLPDSSNMCHESTSVALPKTIGVPIGTVNLDDFEQTDCILFFGQNVGTNSPRMLHQLQAARKQGVPVITFNPLRETGLLSFANPQSPAEMLSTAETQISTQYLQVKAGGDSAALMGLCKVLIERDDAAQATGGARVLDAAFIAEHTAGLDEFAATVRATSWAAIEGESGLARAALEEAAATYTAAKRVIAVYGMGLTQHRHGVQNVEMVSNLLLLRGNIGKPGAGICPVRGHSNVQGQRTVGITEKPKLAPLDQLEKQYGFAPPRDEGLNTVTACRAMMDGSVKAFVGLGGNFLRAAPDTDRLEPAWSQLRLNVQIATKLNRSHVVPGAVNYLLPCLGRIEIDRQAGGEQSVAVEDSTGYMHGSRGRAEPAADTLWSEPAIVAGLAQAMLPPERAALVPWADWVADYSRIRDAIAVTFPDIFKDFNARMWQPGGFRRPVPAAHREWKTPNGRANFIAPATLEEDPDQRPIDGDVLRLFTIRSDSQFNTTVYNEDDRFRGIYGGRKVLLVNLADIARLGLAEGDMVDVHGVTDDGVVRTVPGLKLVGYDVPPGCIAGYYPECNPLLPLEHHALESMVPAAKAISVRLMAAAG, from the coding sequence ATGACCAAAGTAACGCACGCCGAACCCTATCCCCATCCCGCCGGCGGCTGGGGCTCCGTCAAGGAAGTCGGTACCATACTGCTCGAAGAAGGTGTGCTGCTCAAGGGCGGCAACATCATGCTGCACCAAAACAAGGCCGAGGGCTATGCGTGCGTGGGCTGCGCCTGGGCCAAGCCCGCCAATCCGCATCCATTCGAATTTTGCGAAAGCGGCGCCAAGGCCACGGCCTGGGAAATCACCAGCAAAAGCGTCGGCATCGACTTCTTCCATCAGCATACGCTCACTGAATTGCGCACCTGGTCCGACCACCAGCTCGAGGCCGTGGGCCGCCTGACCGTGCCGCTGCGCTGGGACCCGGCCAGCGACCGCTACGTGGAAGTGGCGTGGGAATCGGCGTTCGACGAAATCGGCCGCGAGTTACAGGCGCTCGATCCCAAGAGCGCAGTGTTTTACGCATCCGGCCGCGCCTCGCTGGAAACCTCGTATATGTACCAGCTGGCCGCGCGCCTGTACGGTAACAACAATCTGCCGGACAGCTCGAACATGTGCCACGAAAGCACCTCGGTGGCGCTGCCCAAGACTATCGGCGTGCCGATCGGCACGGTCAATCTCGACGATTTCGAACAGACCGACTGCATCCTGTTCTTCGGTCAGAACGTGGGCACCAACAGCCCGCGCATGTTGCACCAGTTGCAGGCCGCCCGCAAACAGGGCGTGCCCGTGATTACCTTCAATCCCTTGCGCGAGACCGGCCTGCTGTCGTTCGCCAATCCGCAATCGCCGGCCGAGATGCTGAGCACCGCCGAAACGCAGATCAGCACCCAGTACCTGCAAGTGAAAGCAGGCGGCGACAGCGCTGCCCTCATGGGCCTGTGCAAGGTGCTGATCGAGCGCGACGACGCGGCGCAGGCAACCGGCGGCGCGCGCGTGCTCGATGCCGCGTTCATTGCCGAGCACACGGCCGGCCTCGACGAATTCGCTGCCACGGTACGCGCCACGTCGTGGGCTGCCATCGAGGGCGAGTCGGGCCTGGCGCGCGCGGCGCTGGAAGAAGCGGCAGCCACCTATACCGCTGCCAAGCGCGTGATCGCGGTCTATGGCATGGGCCTCACCCAGCACCGGCACGGTGTGCAGAACGTCGAGATGGTGTCCAACCTGCTGCTCTTGCGCGGCAATATCGGCAAACCGGGCGCCGGCATCTGCCCGGTGCGCGGCCACTCCAATGTGCAGGGCCAGCGCACGGTGGGCATCACCGAGAAACCGAAGCTGGCGCCGCTCGATCAGCTGGAAAAACAGTACGGCTTCGCGCCGCCGCGTGACGAGGGCTTGAATACCGTGACCGCTTGCCGCGCCATGATGGATGGTTCCGTCAAGGCGTTCGTCGGCCTGGGCGGCAACTTCCTGCGCGCCGCGCCCGATACCGACCGCCTGGAACCGGCGTGGTCACAACTGCGCCTGAACGTGCAGATCGCCACCAAGCTCAATCGCAGCCACGTGGTGCCGGGCGCCGTCAATTACCTGCTGCCCTGCCTGGGCCGGATCGAGATCGACCGGCAGGCGGGCGGTGAGCAGTCGGTGGCGGTGGAAGACAGCACCGGTTACATGCACGGCTCGCGCGGCCGCGCCGAACCGGCCGCCGACACGCTGTGGTCGGAACCGGCCATCGTGGCCGGACTGGCGCAAGCGATGCTGCCGCCCGAACGCGCCGCGCTGGTGCCGTGGGCCGACTGGGTGGCCGATTACAGCCGCATCCGCGACGCCATCGCGGTGACCTTCCCCGACATTTTCAAGGATTTCAATGCGCGCATGTGGCAGCCGGGCGGTTTTCGCCGTCCGGTGCCGGCTGCGCACCGCGAATGGAAAACCCCGAACGGCCGCGCCAATTTCATTGCCCCGGCCACGCTGGAGGAAGACCCGGACCAAAGGCCAATTGACGGCGACGTGCTGCGCCTGTTTACCATCCGCAGCGACAGCCAGTTCAATACCACCGTGTACAACGAGGACGACCGCTTCCGCGGCATTTATGGCGGCCGCAAGGTCTTGCTGGTCAACCTGGCAGACATTGCCCGCCTGGGCCTGGCGGAAGGAGATATGGTGGACGTGCACGGCGTGACCGATGACGGGGTGGTCCGCACCGTGCCGGGTTTGAAACTGGTCGGCTATGACGTGCCGCCAGGCTGCATCGCCGGCTATTACCCGGAATGCAATCCGCTGCTGCCGCTCGAACACCATGCACTCGAGAGCATGGTGCCGGCCGCCAAGGCAATTTCAGTGCGGTTGATGGCAGCGGCGGGATAA